In Streptomyces sp. 840.1, one DNA window encodes the following:
- a CDS encoding type 1 glutamine amidotransferase domain-containing protein, with protein sequence MTDKPLNGHRVLVLVTNYGVEQDELLVPLRRLRDDGAEVTVAAASAEPVQTLVGDKDLGESVAPDTTFDLVDPGDRQLLLIPGGTLNADQLRLDDKALAIVRAFAASGRPIAAICHGPWALVEADLVRGRTLTSYPSLRTDIRNAGAASWVDEPVVSDSEGGGTLVTSRTPKDLDAFLDAIGKALVGS encoded by the coding sequence ATGACCGACAAGCCCCTGAACGGACACCGCGTGCTGGTCCTCGTCACCAACTACGGAGTCGAGCAGGACGAGTTGCTGGTGCCGCTCCGGCGGCTGCGGGACGACGGGGCCGAGGTCACCGTCGCGGCCGCGTCCGCCGAGCCCGTACAGACCCTGGTGGGTGACAAGGACCTGGGTGAGAGCGTCGCCCCGGACACCACGTTCGACCTGGTGGACCCGGGCGACCGCCAGCTCCTGCTGATTCCCGGCGGCACCCTGAACGCCGACCAGCTGCGCCTCGACGACAAGGCCCTCGCCATCGTCAGGGCCTTCGCCGCCTCGGGCCGCCCGATCGCGGCCATCTGCCACGGCCCCTGGGCCCTGGTGGAGGCCGACCTGGTCCGGGGCAGGACCCTCACGTCGTACCCCTCGCTGCGGACCGACATCCGCAACGCCGGCGCAGCGTCCTGGGTCGACGAGCCCGTCGTCAGTGACAGCGAGGGCGGCGGCACCCTGGTCACCTCCCGGACGCCCAAGGACCTCGACGCCTTCCTCGACGCGATCGGCAAGGCCCTCGTGGGCTCCTGA
- a CDS encoding VOC family protein, whose translation MAVATFSLVALDCPEPEPLARFYADVLGGEVKRYTEDWYDLYLPGGTRLAFQRAPGYRAPDWPRADDNSQQAHLDFEVDDMEAAQERVLALGATALDLDDRGGERGFRVFADPVGHPFCLCRR comes from the coding sequence ATGGCTGTCGCCACGTTCAGCCTGGTGGCTCTGGACTGCCCGGAGCCGGAACCGCTGGCCCGCTTCTACGCGGATGTGCTCGGGGGCGAGGTGAAGCGCTACACGGAGGACTGGTACGACCTGTACCTGCCCGGTGGCACGCGGCTCGCCTTCCAGCGTGCACCCGGGTACCGGGCGCCGGACTGGCCCCGCGCCGATGACAACTCCCAGCAGGCGCACCTGGACTTCGAGGTCGACGACATGGAAGCGGCCCAGGAGCGGGTGCTCGCGCTGGGCGCCACGGCACTGGATCTGGACGACCGGGGCGGTGAGCGCGGCTTCCGCGTCTTCGCGGACCCGGTCGGACATCCCTTCTGCCTGTGCCGGCGGTAG
- a CDS encoding prenyltransferase: MTLPERTEHLVLPGVLTAGQATETVAALLAVQCEDGALPWFRGHHLDPWDHTEAAMALDAAGEHEAAERAYEWLARHQNDDGSWYAAYHDGDPSRPTDRGLETNFCAYVAVGVWHHYLATGDDAFVDRMWPTVFAAVEFVLRLQQPGGQIGWKQEADGTPVTDALLTGSSSIHQALRCALAIAESREEPQPDWELATGALAHAIRSHPERFLDKSHYSMDWYYPVLGGALDGPAATRRIEEGWDRFVVPDLGVRCVLPNPWVTGGESCELALALWVMGESDRALEILQSIQHLRAGDGMYWTGYVFEGNRAFWPEERTAWTAGSLLLAVAALGGDEATTAVFSGERLPKGLEPDCCG; encoded by the coding sequence GTGACACTTCCCGAGCGCACCGAACACCTCGTGCTGCCCGGAGTACTCACCGCCGGGCAGGCCACCGAAACCGTCGCCGCGCTGCTCGCCGTGCAGTGCGAGGACGGCGCCCTGCCCTGGTTCCGGGGGCACCACCTCGACCCGTGGGACCACACCGAGGCCGCCATGGCGCTGGACGCCGCCGGTGAGCACGAGGCCGCGGAACGCGCCTACGAGTGGCTGGCCCGGCACCAGAACGACGACGGCTCCTGGTACGCCGCCTACCACGACGGCGATCCGTCCAGGCCCACCGACCGGGGCCTGGAGACCAACTTCTGCGCCTACGTGGCCGTCGGCGTCTGGCACCACTACCTGGCCACCGGCGACGACGCCTTCGTCGACCGGATGTGGCCGACCGTCTTCGCCGCCGTCGAGTTCGTGCTGCGGCTCCAGCAGCCCGGCGGCCAGATCGGCTGGAAGCAGGAGGCCGACGGCACCCCGGTGACGGACGCGCTGCTGACCGGCTCCTCCTCCATCCACCAGGCGCTGCGCTGCGCGCTGGCCATCGCGGAAAGCCGCGAGGAGCCGCAGCCCGACTGGGAGTTGGCGACCGGCGCACTCGCCCACGCGATCCGCAGCCACCCGGAACGCTTCCTGGACAAGAGCCACTACTCGATGGACTGGTACTACCCGGTCCTCGGCGGCGCGCTCGACGGCCCGGCGGCCACCCGGCGGATCGAGGAGGGCTGGGACCGCTTCGTCGTCCCGGACCTCGGCGTGCGCTGCGTGCTGCCCAACCCCTGGGTGACGGGCGGCGAGAGCTGCGAACTCGCCCTGGCACTCTGGGTGATGGGCGAGTCCGACCGGGCCCTGGAGATCCTGCAGTCCATCCAGCACCTGCGGGCCGGGGACGGGATGTACTGGACGGGGTACGTCTTCGAGGGCAACCGGGCGTTCTGGCCCGAGGAACGCACCGCCTGGACCGCCGGTTCGCTGCTGCTTGCGGTGGCCGCGCTCGGTGGGGACGAGGCGACCACCGCGGTCTTCAGCGGGGAGCGGCTGCCGAAGGGGCTGGAGCCGGACTGCTGCGGCTGA
- a CDS encoding CDGSH iron-sulfur domain-containing protein, with product MPNAASDRPRRVTPTREGPVLLEGPVEVTLDDGSTVTSDRFTVALCVCRRSRTYPWCDTSHRRRAGARADREPRTASRPGPDGERTGHRGPGEEPGT from the coding sequence GTGCCGAACGCAGCGAGTGACCGGCCCAGGCGAGTGACGCCGACCCGGGAGGGGCCGGTGCTGCTCGAAGGCCCGGTCGAGGTGACCCTCGACGACGGGAGCACGGTGACCTCGGACCGGTTCACCGTGGCCCTGTGCGTCTGCCGGCGCAGCCGCACCTACCCCTGGTGCGACACCAGCCACCGGCGCAGAGCCGGCGCCCGCGCGGACCGCGAACCGCGCACCGCAAGCCGGCCGGGGCCGGACGGCGAGCGGACGGGACACCGGGGCCCCGGTGAGGAGCCCGGCACGTGA
- a CDS encoding LLM class F420-dependent oxidoreductase: protein MRLGLALGYWGRGPNPAHLDLARQAEDLGYSSVWTAEAWGSDAFTPLTWIAAHTSRIRLGTAIAQMAARTPTATAMHALTLDHLSGGRMMLGLGLSGPQVVEGWYGRPFPRSPLTATREYVDVVRQVLRREGPVELDGRFHPHPYNGPDATGLGKPLKPITHPLRAGLPVLLGAEGPKNIAQTTGIADGWLPLYWSPLRTDVYEASLTGLRDGFMIAPMARAQVCDDVAEGLLPVKAMLGFYIGGMGAAARNFHADLMARMGFEEEARHVQELFLQGRKQEAVLAVPDAFADEISLVGPRERIAERLELWRKGPVTDLLVTAPDPHTLRVLAELNQ from the coding sequence ATGCGGCTCGGACTCGCTCTCGGATACTGGGGCCGCGGCCCGAACCCGGCCCACCTCGACCTCGCCCGACAGGCCGAGGACCTCGGCTACTCCTCGGTGTGGACGGCTGAGGCCTGGGGGTCGGACGCCTTCACCCCGCTCACCTGGATCGCCGCCCACACCTCCCGCATCCGCCTCGGCACCGCCATCGCTCAGATGGCGGCCCGCACCCCTACCGCGACCGCGATGCACGCCCTGACCCTGGACCACCTCTCCGGCGGCCGGATGATGCTCGGCCTCGGGCTCTCCGGACCACAGGTCGTCGAGGGCTGGTACGGACGGCCGTTCCCCCGCAGCCCGCTGACCGCGACCCGCGAGTACGTGGACGTGGTGCGTCAGGTGCTGCGCCGCGAGGGACCGGTCGAGCTGGACGGCCGCTTCCACCCGCACCCGTACAACGGCCCGGACGCCACCGGGCTCGGCAAACCGCTCAAGCCGATCACCCATCCGCTGCGGGCCGGGCTTCCGGTGCTGCTCGGCGCGGAGGGCCCGAAGAACATCGCGCAGACCACCGGGATCGCGGACGGCTGGCTGCCGCTGTACTGGTCGCCGCTGCGCACCGATGTGTACGAGGCCTCCCTCACCGGCCTCCGCGACGGGTTCATGATCGCGCCGATGGCCCGCGCCCAGGTCTGCGACGACGTCGCGGAGGGGCTGCTCCCGGTGAAGGCGATGCTCGGCTTCTACATCGGCGGCATGGGCGCCGCCGCCCGCAACTTCCACGCGGATCTGATGGCGCGGATGGGGTTCGAGGAGGAGGCGAGGCACGTCCAGGAACTGTTCCTCCAGGGCCGCAAGCAGGAGGCGGTACTGGCCGTCCCGGACGCGTTCGCCGACGAGATCTCACTGGTCGGCCCCCGCGAACGGATCGCGGAACGGCTTGAGTTGTGGCGCAAGGGCCCTGTCACCGACCTCCTGGTGACCGCCCCGGACCCGCACACCCTGCGGGTGCTGGCGGAGCTCAACCAGTAA
- a CDS encoding SAM-dependent methyltransferase has translation MTDEQGTRTPVDGIDTGTPHSARVWNYWLGGKDNYEVDRRLGATMAELYPQIIDIARASRAFQARAVRYLAAEAGVRQFLDLGTGLPTANATHEVAQDVDPAARIVYVDNDPIVLAHARALLTSRPEGATDYVHADLTDAKTVLREAARTLDLDKPVAVMLLSTLGHVADSGEAAALLRGYLDALPAGSHLMLCDTIGTPETEAGSEEYASGGAVPYISRPREAVASFADGLDLVEPGFGSISLWRPDEPVAGEPVDQWGFVAAKR, from the coding sequence ATGACTGACGAGCAGGGCACCCGGACGCCGGTGGACGGGATCGACACGGGCACGCCGCATTCGGCGCGGGTGTGGAACTACTGGCTGGGCGGCAAGGACAACTACGAGGTGGACCGCCGCCTCGGGGCGACGATGGCGGAGCTGTACCCGCAGATCATCGACATAGCGCGCGCCTCCCGGGCGTTCCAGGCGCGAGCGGTGCGCTATCTGGCCGCCGAGGCGGGGGTGCGGCAGTTCCTGGATCTGGGCACCGGCCTCCCGACGGCGAACGCGACGCACGAGGTCGCCCAGGACGTCGATCCGGCCGCCCGCATCGTGTACGTGGACAACGACCCGATCGTCCTGGCACACGCGCGCGCCCTGCTGACCAGCCGGCCCGAAGGGGCGACGGACTATGTGCACGCGGATCTGACGGACGCGAAGACGGTGCTGCGGGAGGCCGCCCGGACACTGGACCTCGACAAGCCGGTGGCCGTGATGCTGCTCTCGACGCTGGGCCACGTCGCGGACTCGGGCGAGGCCGCGGCGCTGCTCCGCGGCTACCTGGACGCGCTGCCCGCGGGCAGCCATCTGATGCTGTGCGACACCATCGGGACTCCGGAGACCGAGGCCGGTTCCGAGGAGTACGCCAGTGGCGGTGCCGTGCCGTACATCTCGCGCCCCAGGGAGGCCGTGGCATCCTTCGCGGACGGACTCGACCTGGTGGAGCCGGGCTTCGGCTCGATCAGCCTGTGGCGCCCCGATGAGCCCGTCGCCGGTGAGCCGGTCGACCAGTGGGGATTCGTGGCCGCCAAGCGGTAG
- a CDS encoding iron-containing redox enzyme family protein, which translates to MTTAENASAHRPGPILPAGRGELSHAVLRTLRTRPGGEHTLPSGRAVDGADPYGEDLHLALYVCYELHYRGFQGADPGWEWNPELLGLRAGLERRFLDALRTDTGAAPRSVDEAFAGILVEPADGKGLSHFLRDEGELWQLREYAAQRSLYHLKEADPHAWVIPRLRGRAKAGMVAVEFDEFGAGAADRMHSRLFADLMTDLGLDTTYGRYVDVAAAEMLASVNLMSLFGLHRALRGALVGHFAAVEVTSSPASRRLAEAMRRADAGAAAVHFYAEHVEADAVHEQVVRREVVGGLLEDEPWLEADVAFGIEATNLLDARLGGMTLSAWRRGRSSLRVPQGS; encoded by the coding sequence GTGACCACTGCGGAAAACGCGTCCGCCCACCGGCCGGGGCCGATTCTCCCGGCAGGCCGTGGAGAGCTCAGCCACGCGGTCCTGCGCACGCTGCGCACCCGCCCCGGCGGCGAGCACACCCTGCCCTCGGGCCGGGCGGTCGACGGGGCCGATCCGTACGGCGAGGACCTGCACCTGGCGCTCTACGTCTGTTACGAGCTGCACTACCGCGGGTTCCAGGGCGCCGACCCCGGCTGGGAGTGGAATCCGGAACTCCTCGGGCTCCGGGCGGGCCTGGAACGCCGCTTCCTGGACGCGCTGCGCACCGACACCGGGGCCGCACCGCGCAGCGTGGACGAGGCGTTCGCCGGGATCCTCGTCGAACCGGCGGACGGCAAGGGCCTGTCCCACTTCCTCCGGGACGAGGGCGAGCTGTGGCAGCTGCGGGAGTACGCCGCGCAGCGGTCGCTCTACCACCTCAAGGAGGCCGACCCGCATGCGTGGGTGATTCCCCGGCTGCGGGGCCGTGCCAAGGCAGGCATGGTCGCGGTGGAGTTCGACGAGTTCGGCGCCGGCGCGGCCGACCGGATGCATTCCAGGCTCTTCGCGGACCTGATGACGGACCTGGGCCTGGACACGACGTACGGCCGCTACGTGGACGTGGCGGCGGCGGAGATGCTGGCGAGTGTCAACCTGATGTCGCTCTTCGGCCTGCACCGGGCGCTCCGGGGCGCCCTGGTAGGCCATTTCGCCGCGGTCGAGGTCACGTCGTCCCCGGCCTCCCGGCGGCTGGCGGAGGCGATGCGGAGGGCGGACGCGGGCGCGGCGGCGGTGCACTTCTACGCCGAGCACGTGGAGGCCGACGCCGTCCACGAGCAGGTGGTCCGCCGCGAGGTCGTCGGTGGTCTGCTGGAGGACGAACCCTGGCTGGAGGCGGACGTGGCCTTCGGCATCGAGGCGACGAACCTGCTGGACGCGCGGCTGGGCGGCATGACGCTCTCCGCCTGGCGCCGGGGCCGCTCCAGCCTGCGCGTCCCGCAAGGGAGTTGA
- a CDS encoding PHP domain-containing protein: MDPVRALERIAFLLERGSADTYRVQAFRTAARTVAAMADGEAVQRVTNGSLERVKGIGPRTAQVIREAVAGEVPGYLERLETETEESGPLAEGGERLLALLRGDCHLHSDWSDGGSPIEEMGRTAAALGHDWAVLTDHSPRLTVANGLSPERLRRQLDEVAALNERWAPFRLLTGIECDINPDGSLDQEDELLARLDLVVVSVHSKLRMDPGPMTRRLLAAVRHPRANVLGHCTGRLLTGRGRPESRFDADEVFAACAEAGTAVEINSRPERLDPPRRLLRRAVGAGALFALDTDAHAPGQLDWQIHGCARAEECEVPAERVVTTWTADELLAWTGAGTVPDRARGRQNGTEDGQ, from the coding sequence ATGGACCCGGTCCGGGCCCTGGAACGGATCGCCTTCCTGCTGGAGCGCGGCAGCGCGGACACCTACCGCGTCCAGGCCTTCCGCACGGCCGCCCGCACCGTCGCCGCCATGGCCGACGGGGAGGCCGTCCAGCGGGTCACGAACGGCTCGCTGGAGCGGGTCAAGGGCATCGGCCCCAGGACCGCGCAGGTGATCAGGGAGGCGGTGGCCGGCGAGGTACCCGGCTACCTGGAGCGGCTGGAGACCGAGACCGAGGAGAGCGGACCGCTCGCCGAGGGCGGTGAGCGGCTGCTCGCACTGCTGCGCGGCGACTGCCATCTGCACTCCGACTGGTCGGACGGCGGCAGCCCGATCGAGGAGATGGGCCGCACGGCGGCGGCGCTCGGCCACGACTGGGCGGTGCTCACCGACCACTCCCCCCGGCTGACCGTGGCCAACGGTCTCTCGCCCGAGCGGCTGCGCCGGCAACTGGACGAGGTGGCCGCGCTCAACGAGCGCTGGGCGCCCTTCAGACTGCTCACCGGCATCGAGTGCGACATCAACCCGGACGGCTCCCTCGACCAGGAGGACGAGCTGCTGGCGCGCCTGGACCTGGTGGTCGTCTCCGTCCACTCCAAGCTGCGGATGGACCCCGGACCGATGACCCGGCGCCTCCTCGCGGCCGTCCGCCACCCGAGGGCGAACGTCCTCGGCCACTGCACGGGCCGGCTGCTCACCGGCCGGGGCCGCCCGGAGTCGCGGTTCGACGCGGACGAGGTCTTCGCCGCCTGCGCGGAGGCGGGCACGGCGGTCGAGATCAACAGCAGACCCGAGCGCCTCGACCCGCCCCGCCGGCTGCTGCGCCGGGCCGTCGGGGCGGGCGCCCTGTTCGCCCTCGACACCGACGCGCACGCGCCCGGCCAGCTGGACTGGCAGATCCACGGCTGCGCCCGCGCCGAGGAGTGCGAGGTCCCCGCGGAACGCGTCGTCACGACGTGGACGGCGGACGAGCTGCTGGCCTGGACGGGCGCGGGCACTGTCCCGGACCGCGCCCGGGGACGTCAGAACGGGACAGAAGACGGACAGTAG
- a CDS encoding glutathione-independent formaldehyde dehydrogenase encodes MKALVYQGPRDVAVVEVPDAGIERPTDALVKVTSTNICGSDLHMYEGRTTMETGRTLGHENLGEVIETGSGVDRVKVGDRVCLPFNVGCGFCANCERGFTGFCLSVDSDTPGGAYGFAAMGTYAGGQAEYLRVPWADFNCLVLPEDAEEKENDYVMLADIFPTGYHATELADVSPGESVVVYGGGPVGLMAAYSARLRGASQVLVVDRQPDRLRLAEEAGAVAVDDSGGDHVDRILELTGGGADKGCECVGYQAHDPQGEERPEATMNDLVASVRATGAIGVVGVFLPQDDGAPNDLAQEGKLPFDFGQFWFKGQRIGTGQANVKAYNRRLGRLIRHGRAKPSLIVSHELPLDEAPSAYRHFDDRDDGWTKVVLKP; translated from the coding sequence GTGAAAGCACTCGTCTACCAAGGACCCCGCGACGTCGCGGTCGTCGAGGTCCCCGACGCGGGGATCGAACGTCCGACGGACGCGCTGGTGAAAGTCACGTCCACCAATATCTGCGGCTCCGACCTGCATATGTACGAGGGCCGGACCACGATGGAGACCGGGCGGACGCTCGGCCACGAGAACCTCGGGGAAGTGATCGAGACCGGGAGCGGGGTCGACCGGGTGAAGGTCGGCGACCGGGTCTGCCTGCCCTTCAACGTCGGGTGCGGATTCTGCGCCAACTGTGAGCGCGGCTTCACCGGTTTCTGCCTCTCGGTCGACTCCGACACACCCGGTGGTGCCTACGGTTTCGCCGCCATGGGGACCTACGCGGGCGGCCAGGCCGAGTACCTGCGCGTGCCGTGGGCCGACTTCAACTGCCTGGTCCTGCCCGAGGACGCCGAGGAGAAGGAGAACGACTACGTGATGCTGGCGGACATCTTCCCGACCGGCTACCACGCCACGGAACTGGCCGATGTGTCACCGGGCGAATCCGTGGTGGTCTACGGAGGCGGCCCCGTCGGCCTGATGGCGGCGTACTCCGCCCGGCTGCGCGGCGCGAGCCAGGTCCTGGTCGTGGACCGGCAGCCCGACCGGCTGCGACTGGCCGAGGAGGCCGGCGCCGTCGCGGTCGACGACTCCGGGGGCGACCACGTGGACCGGATCCTGGAACTGACCGGGGGCGGCGCCGACAAGGGCTGCGAGTGCGTCGGCTACCAGGCACACGACCCGCAGGGCGAGGAGAGGCCCGAGGCGACCATGAACGACCTGGTGGCCTCCGTGCGGGCGACCGGGGCCATCGGCGTCGTGGGCGTGTTCCTCCCGCAGGACGACGGCGCTCCCAACGACCTCGCGCAGGAGGGCAAACTGCCCTTCGACTTCGGTCAGTTCTGGTTCAAGGGCCAGCGCATCGGCACCGGCCAGGCCAACGTGAAGGCGTACAACCGCCGGCTCGGCCGGCTCATCCGGCACGGGAGGGCGAAGCCGTCGCTCATCGTCTCGCACGAACTGCCCCTGGACGAGGCGCCGTCCGCCTACCGCCACTTCGACGACCGCGATGACGGTTGGACGAAGGTCGTACTCAAGCCCTGA
- a CDS encoding HemK2/MTQ2 family protein methyltransferase, with translation MLGFLGLLGTYDRTGRMMVPRGVYAPQEDTLLLREALARETVHAGTTVLDVGTGSGFLALAAARRGARVTAVDRTRRAVLATRLNAALAGVRAEAVRGDLLAPAAGRRFDLILSNPPYVPAPDPALPRRGSSRAWDAGNNGRLVIDRLCAGAAGVLRPGGALLLVHSALCGVTETLDRLGQAGLPAEVTDRRSVPFGPVLAERRQWLLDRGLVGPGDDKEELVIIRAERSE, from the coding sequence ATGCTCGGATTCCTCGGTCTGCTCGGTACCTACGACCGCACCGGCCGGATGATGGTGCCGAGGGGCGTCTACGCGCCCCAGGAGGACACCCTTCTGCTGCGTGAGGCGCTCGCCCGGGAAACCGTCCACGCCGGGACGACGGTCCTGGACGTCGGGACGGGGTCGGGTTTCCTCGCTCTCGCCGCGGCCCGGCGGGGCGCGCGCGTCACCGCCGTGGACCGCACCCGCCGCGCGGTTCTGGCCACCCGCCTGAACGCGGCGCTCGCCGGGGTACGGGCCGAAGCGGTCCGGGGCGACCTGCTGGCCCCGGCGGCCGGCAGGCGGTTCGACCTCATCCTCAGCAATCCGCCCTACGTGCCCGCGCCGGACCCGGCCCTTCCCCGCCGGGGCTCAAGCCGGGCATGGGACGCCGGGAACAACGGCCGCCTGGTCATCGACCGGCTGTGCGCCGGAGCCGCCGGAGTGCTCAGGCCCGGCGGGGCGCTGCTGCTGGTTCACTCCGCCCTGTGCGGGGTAACCGAGACGCTGGACCGGCTGGGGCAGGCGGGCCTGCCCGCCGAGGTGACCGACCGCCGGTCCGTGCCCTTCGGGCCCGTGCTGGCGGAGCGGCGGCAGTGGCTGCTGGACCGTGGCCTGGTCGGACCCGGTGACGACAAGGAAGAGCTGGTGATCATCCGTGCCGAACGCAGCGAGTGA
- a CDS encoding endonuclease codes for MTDSRGTMEALLTEHGTTYAAEAGIRLRDTPQPLYQLLVLSHLLSARIRASVAVAAAEALFFDGMRTPRRMLDSTWQQRVDALGKGGYRRYDERTADQLGEGAGLLLDEYGGDLRRLRRSADGDLGALRAGLRRTPGMGPAGADIFLREAQAVWPETAPFLDKKALQGAERLGLPSAPEELVRLAERAHPAGRHGPAVLAAALVRAALDKDIVADLRGRD; via the coding sequence GTGACGGACAGCCGTGGAACCATGGAGGCCCTGCTCACCGAGCACGGCACGACGTACGCCGCCGAGGCGGGCATCCGGCTGCGCGACACCCCGCAGCCCCTGTACCAGCTGCTGGTGCTCAGTCACCTCCTGAGCGCCCGGATCAGGGCCTCGGTCGCCGTGGCCGCCGCTGAGGCGCTCTTCTTTGACGGCATGCGCACCCCGCGCCGCATGCTCGACAGCACGTGGCAGCAGCGCGTGGACGCCCTCGGGAAGGGGGGCTACCGCCGCTACGACGAGAGGACCGCGGACCAGCTCGGCGAGGGCGCCGGGCTGCTGCTCGACGAGTACGGCGGCGACCTGCGGCGCCTTCGCCGCTCCGCCGACGGCGATCTCGGCGCCCTGCGCGCCGGGCTGCGCCGGACACCGGGCATGGGGCCGGCCGGCGCGGACATCTTCCTGCGCGAGGCGCAGGCGGTGTGGCCCGAGACAGCCCCGTTCCTCGACAAGAAGGCGCTGCAGGGCGCGGAGCGGCTGGGGCTGCCCAGCGCACCGGAGGAACTGGTCCGGCTGGCGGAGCGGGCCCACCCTGCGGGCCGCCACGGGCCCGCGGTCCTCGCGGCGGCGCTGGTACGCGCGGCACTGGACAAGGACATCGTCGCGGACCTGCGGGGGCGTGACTGA
- a CDS encoding maleylpyruvate isomerase family mycothiol-dependent enzyme: MSQLTHKRYCDEIVLRTDALRAAVADGDLDATVPTCPEWTLRDLAVHVGGAHRWVGEIVRTRATEEVPNERVPHFTPEGEDPAVLDAWLAQGAAQTAGALREAGPDLPVWSWSWDHSAGFWARRVAIETVVHQADAALTAKVPYAMAPDLAADTIDEWLDIVAFSASSGYDPEAAELRGAGRSIHLHATDAPGAEWLIEFGEDGFTWRRAHDRATVALRGPLTDLMLVFNRRLAPDSDRVEVLGDAELLDFWLARSSFG; encoded by the coding sequence ATGAGCCAACTCACGCATAAGCGCTACTGCGACGAAATCGTTCTGAGGACCGACGCGTTGAGGGCCGCTGTGGCCGACGGCGACCTCGACGCGACCGTACCGACCTGCCCCGAGTGGACGCTGCGCGACCTCGCCGTCCACGTCGGCGGCGCCCACCGCTGGGTCGGTGAGATCGTGCGCACCCGGGCCACCGAGGAGGTCCCGAACGAGCGGGTGCCGCACTTCACCCCCGAGGGCGAAGACCCCGCCGTGCTGGACGCCTGGCTGGCCCAGGGGGCGGCGCAGACCGCCGGGGCACTGCGTGAGGCGGGGCCGGACCTGCCGGTCTGGTCCTGGTCCTGGGACCACAGCGCCGGGTTCTGGGCGCGGCGCGTGGCGATCGAGACCGTCGTGCACCAGGCGGACGCCGCCCTGACCGCGAAGGTGCCCTACGCGATGGCGCCCGATCTGGCGGCGGACACCATCGACGAATGGCTGGACATCGTCGCCTTCTCCGCCTCCTCGGGATACGACCCGGAGGCGGCCGAGCTGCGCGGCGCCGGGCGCTCCATCCACCTGCACGCCACCGACGCCCCCGGCGCCGAGTGGCTGATCGAGTTCGGTGAGGACGGCTTCACCTGGCGCCGCGCGCACGACAGGGCGACCGTGGCGCTGCGGGGCCCGCTCACCGACCTGATGCTGGTCTTCAACCGCCGCCTCGCCCCGGACAGCGACCGCGTCGAGGTCCTGGGCGACGCGGAGCTGCTGGACTTCTGGCTGGCGCGCTCCTCCTTCGGCTGA
- a CDS encoding DUF6328 family protein: MPGDNAHGRQETEEERADRNWTDLLQELRVAQTGVQILFGFLLTVVFQQRFTDLSATDRNIYVVTVMFGAATTGALIGPVSLHRLLAGRRLKPWTVKWASRLTLLGLGLLLCTMALALLLILRVALHNSLALWLVGAMVIWFCVCWFVLPAWARHRE; this comes from the coding sequence GTGCCGGGCGACAACGCGCACGGGCGCCAGGAGACCGAGGAGGAGCGGGCCGACCGCAACTGGACGGATCTGCTCCAGGAGCTGCGGGTGGCTCAGACCGGTGTGCAGATCCTCTTCGGATTCCTGCTCACCGTCGTGTTCCAGCAGCGCTTCACGGACCTGTCCGCGACCGACCGCAACATCTACGTGGTCACGGTCATGTTCGGCGCGGCCACGACCGGCGCCCTCATCGGGCCGGTCTCGCTGCACCGCCTGCTCGCGGGCCGCCGGCTGAAGCCCTGGACGGTGAAGTGGGCCTCCCGGCTCACCCTGCTGGGCCTCGGGCTCCTGCTCTGCACCATGGCCCTGGCGCTGCTGCTGATTCTGCGCGTGGCGCTGCACAACTCACTCGCGCTGTGGCTCGTCGGCGCCATGGTGATCTGGTTCTGCGTCTGCTGGTTCGTACTTCCGGCCTGGGCACGCCACCGCGAGTGA